In Rutidosis leptorrhynchoides isolate AG116_Rl617_1_P2 chromosome 6, CSIRO_AGI_Rlap_v1, whole genome shotgun sequence, the DNA window AGCACTCTAAACCATCACACCATATCAATAAAAACTGTCGTAAACAGTGATAGGATAACCCGGTGGTTAGCCGGCATACATTTGAATTAAAATGTTCCCCTACCCAGATAACATGAAGAAGAAAAACTTTATCCGTTTTCCTTTTTAGTAACTTTATCCGTTTTCCTTTTTAGTGTTAGGTTAGTTTTGGTAACAATGAGGAGTAAAAGTTCAATTTCTATCAATAGTCCTTTAATGTACGAATGAGCTTATGCTGTAACCTCTGTCAAAGTTTCCTGTAACTTTTGCTTACTTTTTATTTTTGGAATTTCCCCTTATTTTATATGTTGTGTTGCGACTTTGATATCTTTActgtaattatataatatatataatgtaatGTATTAGTTACGGAGTAATAATTAAAAACCGGATTTGGTTCCTACTCAAATACTTAACTGAATCTTATTCCTCTAATGGATACAGTTGGAGAGCTTCAAAAAGACACTCATGATGTCGCTTCAAGATGATGATGGAAGTACTGTGAGTAGTTTAAACTCTTTTAAAGTTTTAGATTGTTCAAAGTCTATATGTGCATACTTTCAACTGTTTCAAGTAACAACTTTCACACGGTGAGATTACTATGCTGAAAGGCATAACCTCTAATTCAAGCCAACAATAGCAGTAAAGTATAACTGCTAACTACCTCATCAGAAAAGTTAAgtttcagaaagaaaaaaaaaagttattgAAGTTCCAAAACTTCCTAATGTAGGTAACCGAACATCATTTCACTCATTAAAAGGAACTGAAAATTCAACCGGAATTTGGTCTTACTAATACACAAAACAGTATTTGGTTACTTAAATTAAGGAATTTTTGAATTTATATTACCTAATTTTGAAATTTGACCTATCTTAAAATGTGACCGGAAACCATCCCAAAATAGCCCACCCGTTGCCTAAGAGGtctaagaggtctcaggttcaaaccTTACTAGCATCATTTCAGATCAGAAATGGTCACGGGATAACCTGAATAGGATGTGTACATAGAATGTCACCGGAAATGCTGATCTGGACTGATGATTGCGGCAGTATAGTTTTTTAACAGTAAGAGTTTACGGGTCCTCTTCTCGTTTATAACTTTACTGAGGTTGCAGGCTAGGGATACTGCATCATCTATTGTTCCAAATCATTCAAGCTTATCATCTCAGTCATTTGCAGGAGGTTACTCAATCTCTAATTTCAATACTTAATTCCTAATATTTGTAGTAAATTTTTATATTACAAGATATGTACCAATTTTCAGAAGATGAAGATACCGAGCCACCTTCAAACGCTTCACCAATAACTAGTCAATCGTCAGACGTACAAAATTCTTATCAAGATGAGCCTGTGACAGACGGTAAGCTACATAGATTATTCCATTATTACTCTCTAATTGAATTTCTTAACCTATTGTTGTTTGAATAATATTATTGGAAATTTATTGTAGTTTCTCAAGCCGCTTCAAGACCACCTCGTATTCCGAGCATGTTGTTAGCGTCACAAACAAACACGCCTCGACTAACACCTCCAGGATCACCTCCGATACATTCAGCTTCTGCGTCCCCGAAAAAGACTTCTAAGCCAGTTTCGCCACGTAGGCACTCGATTGCTTTAACGACAAATATGTCTGATGACAGATCTTCTGTCTTCTCATCAGGAACTGCAAGCCCTTATAGTTTGATGCCAGGTGTCGATTCTTGATCATACAATTATTTAAGTACACGTTAGTGTTTTTGTTCATTATTCGTGTTACACCTTTGTACTTGTTCCAGGACGGACCCGAGTGGATGGTAAAGAATTCTTCAGACAAGTGAGGTAACATAATGGGTTAAAAAATAGCTTTAAGGACACAGGTCAGATGGGTCAAACGGGTCGCAGGTAGCCTAGACAGTATTTTCATGCATAAAAATTTGCAAAACATtctataagaaaaacttatattacGGAGTAATACTCAAATATGAGCATAATAATGTAATACGCTTTCACACACtggttatatttatataaaaataacctGTTCTGGGTCATACAAACCTGACCCGCCCGTTTTACCACCTGTACTGAATTTTTTTCAGTTTTTCAACAATCATGTATCTCGACGTTTACATTCTTCAGGGGCAGATTGTCATATGAGCAATTCAGTGCTTTTTTGGCAAATGTGAAGGAATTAAACTCACACAAGCAAACAAAGGAGGTACGATTACATCTTTTTTTTTCGTTTGTCGACTCTATAGTCCAGTCCAGAACTCTCCAAAgtgctaactttttttttttttttttttaaattaattccTCGTGGTCTCTCAGGTTACTTTGCAGAAGGCAGATGAAATCTTTGGCCCAGAAAACAAAGACCTTTACGCTATCTTTCAGGGATTAATTTCTCGTAATGTCCATTAAATGGACTGTAGCATGTTTTTCGTTGTCACCATTTGTAATTAAAGAAGTCATAATTTGTACTTTACATTTTCAAAAAATGATGCAAATCATTTGCAACTATAAAAACGTTGAAGTAACGCATAACTTTTTAAGGAAGTACTGATAGTTTTCAGCTATTGTTTTGGTCTTGTTTGAATGTTATTTGGCTTATGTGTTGTTTTGGGTTTAAGGAGACTAATGTTAATGTGAAGTAATGTAAGTAAGTGAAGAATCTAACTTGTCCCATAACCTTTAAACTTTATTATAACAGTGAGTTCAAATCGGGTATCATGTTTGGGTAATTAACTGAATGTTGTATTATAATAACTGTTGATTTTGCTGACCTTTTAATGGATTAAGTCCTCTGAACAGTTAATTACATACAGTGAACACATCTTTTaaaatctcaaaacttttgaagTTCAAATAAAACAGCCAAACAATCGGTTAATCGATTGAGAATCTTATGTATTTTAACCACTTTTTGTTGCAAATTATCACCTACTAATATGTTAATCGATTGAGAATCTTATGTATTGCATTTTGTTTGTTACGTTGTACGTTGTATGTTTTGTACTAATTGATATTATGTTTTGACATATAAACCAATCataacaaaaataaaaaattactTAAAACAGAAAGATGGTGAGAGGGGGCAAACATGGACATGGCTACCACTTATTTCCAATGTCTCCTAAATTTCTCTCTTTCTCTTTCACATTTTTCGTGTCCACCAGAATCAAACGAAGGATTCATCTTCTTGTATCTCGTCACCAATCTTCTTCATGGTGTTCCTTCAGACTCCTTAAGGTCTCAATCTTCAACCATAAAAAGTTTTACATTTTTCATTTTTAACATTGGTAGATATAAATCTTGTATGAAATAATTAATTGCTTTCCAATGGTGTttgtatattaaaatattaatattaattttatgataTTGGTTTAGTTTAGTATGATAAAAATGTGATCTTGTTGGTCTATTCATCTTCTATGTGAATATGGATCTTTGTGTTTGTATTATGTTCTTGTAAATTAAAATTAGATTATTTTTATGTTACTTTCATTAGTAATACATGGCTGAAGACGTAAAGAAGGAAGGTGTTATATTTGCAGTAGAAAATAACCGAATTCTTTTCTCTGATTCTTCAGTACCTATTTCTGCTCAAGGTACATATATGTTGTATCTCCTCATTTGATCAATATATCTCTTGTTTATTATCCTGTTTATTTCACCATTGTACCTTTACTTTGAAGTGTGTCGACCATTTACTTATGAATGAGTCAGCCGGCTCTAGTTTATCTCAAGTTAAGGAGTGTCCCTTCATGGGTTCAAACTCAGACCCATGTCCCTTTAACCATGAGAAAGTTGGTCGTGGGACCCGTCGGTGGG includes these proteins:
- the LOC139855447 gene encoding uncharacterized protein At4g15545-like, giving the protein MVPNESAVSVPMTFDLPQELLELLPSDPFEQLDFARKITSIALFTRISALESESSVLRDQLAERELVVDDLRNQIESLNNSLSDVVDKISLADQEKERLVNENATLSEQVKKLNRDVAKLESFKKTLMMSLQDDDGSTARDTASSIVPNHSSLSSQSFAGEDEDTEPPSNASPITNEPVTDAASRPPRIPSMLLASQTNTPRLTPPGSPPIHSASASPKKTSKPVSPRRHSIALTTNMSDDRSSVFSSGTASPYSLMPGRTRVDGKEFFRQVRGRLSYEQFSAFLANVKELNSHKQTKEVTLQKADEIFGPENKDLYAIFQGLISRNVH